In Salvia miltiorrhiza cultivar Shanhuang (shh) chromosome 4, IMPLAD_Smil_shh, whole genome shotgun sequence, the DNA window AACCAACTTTTGGAGATGTGGGTGCTATGTTAAAGGCTAAGAGTAAAGTAATCGATCCTAAAGTATGTCGTGATTGGATGACTAAGATATCAGTTGCACATGATCTTCCATTGAATTGGGTCGAGTATAAATATATGAGAGAAAAAGGAGGAGTAAGAAGGCAAGAATTGGGAAGAGGATTGAATTTGAATGACAAAGAACTTGAggtaagttttatttatttatttattttcaaatatttgaatgtattcatatttaaaattatactaatttattcatgtacaattatttttgttgtagGAATACAAAAGTTACAAAGGTGGAACTTCCGATTCAAAATCACTTTTGGATATTTATTTGGAGGAAGCCCCAATGGATGAGAAGGTTGAAATTGATTTGCTTATGTATTGGAAAGATAATGCTTCCCGCTTTGGAGAACTTGCTAGGATGGCATGTGATGTGCTTAGCATTCCCATAACGACGGTGGCATCCGAATCTTCCTTTAGCATTGGAGCACATGTTTTGAACAAGTACAGGAATAAGCTTCTTCCCGAAAGAGTTCAAGCTCTTATTTGCACACGTAATTGGTTACATGGATATTCCGATGGTAAGATTTCTCTTTTTGTTATTATGTTTTAAATTATCGAACTATATTAtgctttaattatattattttcttttaatagatGGTGAAGATGATGAGCAAGAAGACATGGATCAAGTTGGAGCACCGAATGTTATTAACGTTGAAGAAGAGTGTTACTCAAACATTTAgactttatatttatttttgagatgctttgtttctttaatttcaaactattgttgaatactttatttttatttttttaacaagttgaacattttattattattaacttattttatatgtcatgtaatcttgaatattttatatttttgcatttcatgcttggctatataatttatatatttaatatttatgtatattttatacattatacattagatcattaggaataatgtaatacaaataataattttatttttacacctttaaaacctccaacccgatgggctagcccgaaacccgaacgtttagggttagggttggagatttacaacccgaaaaaacctccaacccgattagcccgcacccgattaacccggaacccgatagggctagcccggaaacccgatgggctggcccgattgacattaGTTCTTTGAAATATGTAACCTATAATTGTAGATGTGTTAAAATGGTTGTCAGTATAGCTTATAATGCTTTCTCGTGAACCTTTATCCACCCCTAATATTATCTATATGTAACCATTATCATGTCAATGTATGAAATCTGTGAACCCAAAAATCTTCCCCAAAAAAATGTCTACCTTTACTTTGTATGATAATGTATGGTCAGAAGCAATGGAAGCAAAGCTAATGGAATTAATCATTTCCGAAAGCGATTCAAAGGGTAACCCAAAAGGACTTCCTAAGTCATATGACTTCCTTGTAAAAGTGCAAGAAACGCTTAATGCACAATTCAACATGAAAGAAGGTGTATATTTCTATATTTCGAAAATCGATTATCTTCAAACCATGTATCAAGCTTGGGTGTCTCTTTTGCACGAACATGGAGTCTTTTGGGATGACCTTAGCAACACAGTGAGGGCCTCCGATGAGACTTGGCGGAGAATTCAGGAGGTAATCTTTTACAGTTTACTTTTGTTTATGAATATTTGTTTGTTCTATTTTGCAACTAATGATTCCTTGTTGGTTTGTTTGTATACCGGTGTTGAAATATAGACCAATTCTACACAAATGTTTTATAGGGAGCGAGGGGAGCCACATTATGTTGCACTGGCCAAATTGTTTCAAGAAGAAGTCTTCAAATATCTGGATTATGACGAGAGTGAACCTGAGTCCGAATCCAATTCAGACTAATTGGAGCATGTGTGTGAAGGGACAATGTTGTCGTGTTTTAATCCAACATATTTATCTTTGTTTCATGTGTTGTTGTAATGTAGTTACTTTTCAAAAGTTGGATTTACTTTGAGTAGCTTTAGGAACGTCGGTCGAGTCGGTCCAATAGTGTGGAGATCCACTTTTTCCAATTTGTAATGATCTCCTGTCAAGATTTATGAAATATTCCAAAAAAATGAGCCTCTTTTACAGTTTTCTATTACCAATGATGGCAGACATTGAAACATAAGATTCTTTATTGTATGTCATTTTGTGCAATgctctttatttatttgtgcAGGGctattttatttgtctttgaaaaTGAGTATTTGCCTATTTGTGTCGTTGGCTTTGAAAGCAGTATAAATGGTGGCCTCATAGGACAGACTACTAAACACAAAAAATTCCCAAAAAAAGTTTGAAAATGCCTCGTGCAAAACCAATCTCACAAAACGTTCTATTTTATTACGGGGAGTGGACTTGTTCTGTTGAGTCACTTGTTTTAGGAAAATTGGAGTACAAACGCTAGGAGGGTATTTGGATACCAGGCCCTTCTTCACACAATATGCATCTCTTATTTGGAGTCAAAATGGAGATGCGAGACCACTTGCATATCGACATCTCTCTTGAGGACTACCATATGAAAGTGCAAGAATGGGAAGATCGATATCATCAATTCATTTGGTTGATTAATCAACCAAATTTTGTTTATGATACTGCGAAAAATGTGGTCAATGCTTCAAAGGAAACTTGGGATTCAATAGCTGAGGTAAACATTTGTaattatgtaaatttttttACATTGCCCAACTATAATCTTGAAATTTTATTCTGTCACTTTTTCCATTTTTCCTAGCTTCGTCCCGAAATGTGTGTGTATATGAAAGAAGGTGAGTTCAACTATGCACGACTAACGACACTATTTAAAGAAATTCCCAAAAATAGTGCAAGTCGAATTCAACTTCCACAGCCGACGAACTCCGGGGGAAGTATTTTCAGCGAAGTGGTGGATAAGCCTAACTTAGACGGTAAAAAAACACCCAGTAAAAGTTTATCGAGTTACTCTCGTGAATTCTAGATTAAAAGTAACGACGAATTTTATGGCAcatgttttattttccttttattcCGTATTTTCAACTATGCACGAGTAACGGCACTATTTAAAGAAATTCCTGAAAACAGTGAAAGTCGAATTCAACTTCCACAGCCGACGAAAACCGGGGGAAGTTTTTTTAGCGCAATGGTGGATAAGCCTAACTTAGACGGCCCAAAAACACCGAGTAACAGTTTACCGAGTTACTCTCGTGAAATCTAGATTAAAAGTAACGACGAATTTTATGCAATCAAGGGAATTCAGTTAATCCCTTTAGAATGTTGGTGAATGAATCTGTTATGGCACTTTTTGTTTTTCCCTTTTATTacgtatttattttttgttagttttttttttatgtaatgtAGTACATGTGATTGACAAAATTTAATTAAGTCGGAAATGGTTATATATTTATGTGTAAGCATTTAATTTCAAAGGAATTCCATCAAGTTTGGAAAAGAGCATATGGGTTTCCAATCTTACGTGATTAAGTGTGATAATTAAGACCAATTTGaacaataatattaattaacttaTCTGTTGTGGGTAAGAGCTTGCTTCAGTCAAAGTTtacattatttattatatttatttgttaattaattcataaatttataaagtactaattcacaaaaatatatttctatgaagtatatattttatattattataatttagaaAAGGTCAATTTTAGTAAGACTAATATattgtttttatatatattgtgtataTTATATACTTTATGAAGAATGAGATAGTCACTCGTCCTTCGATAACAAATATTAAATTCGAAATTGTGTTATTCGTATTCCAtaacaaatattcgattcgattcgataaatattcaaatacttatatgaatatatgatattcgattcgatattcgcaTAGAAACAtgattacacacacacacacacacatatatatatatgtgtgtgtgtgtgtgtgtgtgtgtgtgtgtggatggcctaaaataaattatgtctAACATTTTCGCCATTTGATTATAAATTTTATGGAGGATTCCTCACTTTATTCTGCAAATTTAATTTTCTATTCATCAatatctaattatatatataagaattataatattatatacaaTTTTACCAAGGAATAATGCAAAGAATCAAAATGTACATGCATTAAAGTAATTCTCCATAATTTAAAAAGAGTAACATTTcaatttatcaaattgaaatgttACTCTTAAGTCATTCAATCATCGCAAGTCGCGCTGCGTCATTGCGATTCtaaactaatcaaataattCATTGTCGATTTTTATTGAATGCGAATTTTTAAATTCGCATTCAATAAATATACAATGAGAAATATAAATATTCGATTCTATTTGATTCGGTTAGTATTCAAATATGATGACAAATATATGATATTCGACGATGCTTTCATTGGTTTACAACAATACAGGTGGGTAGATGTATTGGAGATCGTCACATGCGACGGCAATTAGAAAGCGTCCGATGGATCAGTGCTAGCTATTCAGTCTATATGCAAGTTAAACACTATTAATGATTGTCCGATACTGTTTTGGTAGTACAATATTGCGAAAAGCTCAGTTCGATACGGGTACCTGATTGCTAGGGATTTGGACTTGTACCTCCCCCATTCCAGTGCGATTTGGTGTGGACCTAATAATGATTACGATGAGTTAGATTGGTCGCTTCGGTGCTTTCAATAAATTACTATTGTTGTTGCTGAATGAAATGCTTTGGCTTTTCTGGCGAGGACCGATTACTTATCAGTCTTGGTTATAGGATTCAGGCAACGGTGAAGGGACACTTGCTATTGGCACA includes these proteins:
- the LOC131022459 gene encoding uncharacterized protein LOC131022459 → MKSVNPKIFPKKMSTFTLYDNVWSEAMEAKLMELIISESDSKGNPKGLPKSYDFLVKVQETLNAQFNMKEGVYFYISKIDYLQTMYQAWVSLLHEHGVFWDDLSNTVRASDETWRRIQETNSTQMFYRERGEPHYVALAKLFQEEVFKYLDYDESEPESESNSD